A window from Parambassis ranga chromosome 13, fParRan2.1, whole genome shotgun sequence encodes these proteins:
- the LOC114444917 gene encoding uncharacterized protein LOC114444917 codes for MRRSTFLFPVNKGRIRRILHNLPDLSDAILLSMQRSRRLLFVLSPDFLVEKSFSLLECRLGLYLQHGCRASIVAVVFRSVSKLPYVEVAQLRQATVSSITWRGSRSGPRRSRFWLRLRLALPVRPLALGRRLIDSTSSHSDLAALALQRAQRIQNDRANQSRRNRRTSANQIHRDRRGVARGRGSIKSQVTCREEGPPHGQSCRGCAGFVGQVEDRGVELTAETEVQPEPDSTHNSDPAPNTDPALHTGQQAGQVTVEGVTSPTRVEELAVKIPLTPPLKTNPAPFKRPQLSL; via the exons ATGAGGCGGTCCACTTTCCTCTTTCCTGTTAACAAAGGACGCATCAGGCGGATCCTTCACAACCTTCCAG ACCTGTCAGACGCCATCCTGCTCTCGATGCAGCGCAGCCGCCGCCTCCTGTTCGTCCTCAGTCCCGACTTCCTGGTAGAGAAGAGTTTCAGCCTCCTGGAGTGTCGCCTGGGTCTGTAcctccaacatggctgccgGGCCTCTATCGTGGCGGTGGTGTTCCGCTCTGTCAGCAAACTGCCATACGTGGAGGTCGCTCAGCTCCGCCAGGCCACTGTCAGCTCCATCACATGGCGAGGAAGCCGGTCCGGGCCACGGCGCTCTCGCTTCTGGCTGAGGCTGCGGCTGGCGCTCCCTGTGCGCCCGCTGGCGCTGGGCAGGCGGCTGATCGACAGCACATCATCTCACTCCGACCTCGCCGCTCTGGCCCTGCAGAGGGCGCAACGCATCCAGAATGACAGAGCCAATCAGAGCCGCAGAAACAGGCGGACCTCAGCTAATCAGATCCACAGAGACCGGAGGGGCGTGGCCAGAGGGCGGGGCAGCATTAAGAGCCAGGTCACATGCAGGGAGGAGGGGCCGCCACACGGCCAGAGCTGCAGAGGGTGCGCTGGGTTCGTGGGccaggtggaggacagaggggTGGAGCTCACAGCGGAGACGGAGGTTCAGCCAGAGCCTGACTCCACCCATAACTCTGACCCCGCCCCCAACACTGACCCCGCCCTCCACACGGGTCAGCAGGCAGGTCAGGTGACTGTGGAAGGAGTGACGTCACCAACAAGAGTGGAGGAGCTTGCGGTTAAGATTCCACTAACCCCGCCCCTTAAGACTAACCCCGCCCCTTTCAAAAGACCTCAGCTCAGCCTTTAg
- the LOC114444920 gene encoding myelin-oligodendrocyte glycoprotein-like has translation MKVLVLCVILLQGSQHVSAVELYEGDSVLLPCDFYTFDLDDPTVVWSREDLRPSTVHQRQHQGDELTEQNQAYRGRTSMIADALDSGDLTLNLTNLQLSDSGSYTCTVRDPRMGQRRVGDVQLQVKERFPTWAIVLLSLLVLLVLAVSGGLLFHFRHYFMSVYKVEVASGVTSAQLPCKTTAHLPVDTKVEWTDKDKWTVHVYENGSDRPEDQHEFYSNRTKMNEDLLRTGDLSLTLKYPTDEDTNTYTCTVYSKKGDILMKKQVILDVRGDQRSVL, from the exons ATGAAGGTGttggtgctgtgtgtgatccTCCTGCAGG ggtCCCAGCATGTCTCAGCTGTGGAGCTGTATGAGGGGGACTCTGTCCTGCTGCCCTGTGACTTTTACACTTTTGACCTGGACGACCCCACAGTGGTGTGGAGCCGTGAAGACCTCCGTCCTTCAACCGTCCACCAGCGTCAGCATCAAGGAGACGAGCTGACGGAGCAGAACCAGGCTTACAGGGGACGAACGTCCATGATCGCTGACGCTCTGGATTCTGGAGACCTGACCCTGAACCTGACCAACCTCCAACTGTCTGACAGCGGCAGCTACACCTGCACCGTCAGAGACCCAAGGATGGGACAGAGGAGAGTGGGAGACGTAcagctgcaggtcaaag AAAGATTTCCAACCTGGGCCATAGTTctgctcagtctgctggtcctccTGGTCCTGGCTGTCTCTGGAGGTCTCTTGTTTCATTTCCGGCACTATTTCATGTCAG tcTACAAGGTGGAGGTGGCCTCTGGGGTGACGTCTGCCCAGCTGCCCTGCAAAACCACAGCTCACCTGCCTGTAGACACTAAAGTGGAGtggacagacaaagacaaatggaCAGTCCACGTGTATGAGAACGGCTCTGACCGACCTGAAGACCAGCACGAGTTTTACAGTaacagaacaaagatgaatgaagacctgctgagaactggagacctcagtctgaccctgaaatACCCCACAGACGAAGACACCAacacctacacctgcaccgtCTACAGCAAGAAGGGAGACATCCTGATGAAGAAACAAGTGATACTTGATGTCAGAGGGGATCAGAGGTCAGTGCTGTAG
- the LOC114444899 gene encoding interleukin-1 receptor accessory protein-like: MSSFTSTLLFLLFLLLGGTSPAVSQSSEPTDPCYDWGESSEPPVSILEGEAGWLSCPLFSHPSVYNYTSTQSAGHSLYWYRVPKGHDLEQPITASAGFSKDRERLWLQPAGANDTGQYICMLRNKSSCSKIAMQLRVLQQDEVARSTGCEPPVATPLSHTFIPLQDGKTLDCPDLQDAGRISDSNPTVTWFHVRPSSAWCGQYPFWNSDRQQKGASLQFHVMLDSYQGLYFCRVQYQRRGRTLSFTRGINVTSVYPDSLPKEPSILLPPKDQVITVRTDTDVRLNCTGLFPVILSNSSWDMWWTVDGKTLDKLKDHQRFNQSTRRLKYDYGDQTFENQLVIQDFQSEDLSREFNCSVRNVRGFETRRAQLEVEVSLPSVELGCGLGVTLLLMLLLFVVYHVFWLELLLLYRSWFGTDERHTDDKEYDVYISYARNSEDEQFVLSTLRRVLENELGYSVCIFDRDSLPGGTITDETLSFVARSRRLLVVVSPGYASQGSQALLELKAGIDGMALDGHLRVILVQYKPVQRQGWVRELRRARLALAMVRWQGDKSKELTSRFWKRLRVELPVRRMSHDSNSKDGALMRLYSQNSTNSQTGLISHTAKDPQMVFNSTT; encoded by the exons AT GTCGTCCTtcacctccaccctcctcttcctcctcttcctcctgctgggCGGGACGTCGCCTGCTGTCAGTCAATCCAGCGAGCCGACAG ACCCGTGCTATGACTGGGGGGAGTCCAGTGAGCCCCCGGTCTCCATCCTGGAGGGCGAGGCCGGCTGGCTGTCCTGCCCTCTGTTCTCGCATCCCTCCGTCTACAACTACACCTCCACCCAGAGCGCCGGCCACAGCCTCTACTGGTACCGGGTCCCCAAGGGCCACGACCtggagcagccaatcacagccag cgccGGCTtcagcaaagacagagagaggctgtgGCTGCAGCCGGCCGGGGCCAACGACACGGGGCAGTACATCTGCATGCTGCG CAACAAGTCGTCCTGCAGTAAGATCGCCATGCAGCTGAGGGTGCTGCAGCAGGACGAGGTGGCGCGCAGCACCGGCTGTGAGCCTCCGGTCGCCACGCCGCTTTCCCACACCTTCATCCCGCTGCAGGATGGGAAGACGCTGGACTGTCCAGACCTGCAGGACGCCGGCAGGATATCAGACAGTAACCCGACCGTCACCTGGTTCCATGTGAGGCCTTCCAGCGCG tggtGTGGTCAGTATCCGTTCTGGAACAGTGACCGACAGCAGAAAGGAGCCAGTCTTCAGTTCCACGTCATGCTGGACTCCTACCAGGGTCTGTACTTCTGCAGGGTTCAGTACCAGAGGAGAGGCCGCACGCTCAGCTTCACCCGCGGCATCAACGTCACCTCCGTCT ATCCAGACTCGCTGCCCAAAGAGCCCAGCATCCTGCTTCCACCCAAAGACCAGGTGATCACTGTGAGAACAG ACACGGACGTGCGTCTGAACTGCACGGGTCTGTTTCCTGTCATCCTGTCCAACTCTTCATGGGACATGTGGTGGACTGTTGACGGGAAGACGCTGGACAAACTAAAAGACCACCAGCGATTCAACCAAAGCACCAG GCGGCTGAAGTACGACTACGGGGACCAGACCTTTGAGAACCAGCTGGTGATCCAGGACTTCCAGTCGGAGGACCTGAGCAGAGAGTTTAACTGCTCTGTGAGGAACGTCAGAGGCTTCGAGACCCGGCGCGctcagctggaggtggagg TGTCGCTGCCGTCCGTGGAGCTGGGCTGCGGCCTCGGTGTGACCCTGCTGctcatgctgctgctcttcGTGGTGTATCACGTCTTctggctggagctgctgctgctctaccGGTCCTGGTTCGGCACGGACGAGCGGCACACAG ATGATAAGGAGTACGATGTGTACATTTCGTATGCGAGGAACAGCGAGGACGAGCAGTTTGTTCTGTCCACGCTGCGCAGAGTTCTGGAGAACGAGCTCGGATACTCAGTGTGCATCTTTGACAGAGACAGTCTGCCTGGAGGga CCATCACAGATGAGACTCTGAGTTTTGTGGCCCGCAGCCGGCGCCTCCTGGTGGTCGTCAGCCCCGGGTACGCCTCTCAGGGCTCCCAGGCCCTGCTGGAACTGAAGGCCGGCATTGACGGCATGGCGCTGGACGGGCACCTGCGGGTGATCCTGGTCCAGTATAAGCCTGTGCAGCGGCAGGGCTGGGTCAGGGAGCTGCGGAGGGCCCGCTTGGCTCTTGCGATGGTCCGGTGGCAGGGGGACAAGTCCAAAGAACTGACGTCCCGCTTCTGGAAGAGGCTGCGGGTGGAGCTACCGGTGAGGCGGATGAGCCATGACAGCAACAGCAAGGACGGGGCTCTGATGAGGCTGTACAGTCAGAACAGCACCAACTCCCAAACAGGCCTCATCAGCCACACCGCCAAAGACCCGCAGATGGTCTTCAACTCCACAACGTAG